A genomic region of Elstera cyanobacteriorum contains the following coding sequences:
- the parA gene encoding ParA family partition ATPase, protein MHRMTAKIITIAQQKGGAGKTTLIVHLATFWTAQGRKVAVVDIDPQASVSQWAKLRQARQGLAAPLVTSVTGWRTAGEVERLARTYDLVLIDSPPHAATEARIAIRAAQRVLVPLQPSVLDLWATKATLDLAAEEKRPAQLVLNRVPSRGKAAQEVVEEAARQGLPLAPHRIGNRTALAASLAAGLGIAEFEPNGAAAQEIAALARGITD, encoded by the coding sequence ATGCACCGTATGACGGCGAAAATCATCACCATTGCCCAACAAAAGGGCGGCGCGGGGAAAACCACCCTGATCGTCCATCTCGCAACCTTCTGGACGGCCCAGGGGCGGAAAGTTGCCGTGGTCGATATTGACCCGCAAGCCTCGGTCAGCCAATGGGCGAAGCTGCGGCAGGCCCGGCAGGGGTTGGCCGCGCCGCTGGTGACGAGCGTTACCGGCTGGCGAACGGCGGGGGAGGTGGAGCGCCTTGCCCGGACCTATGACCTCGTGCTGATCGACAGCCCGCCCCATGCCGCGACCGAAGCCCGCATTGCCATCCGCGCCGCCCAGCGCGTGCTGGTGCCGCTGCAACCGAGCGTGCTCGATCTGTGGGCAACGAAAGCCACCCTCGACCTTGCCGCCGAAGAAAAGCGCCCCGCCCAGTTGGTGTTAAACCGTGTGCCGTCGCGCGGGAAAGCCGCGCAAGAGGTGGTGGAGGAAGCCGCTCGGCAAGGCCTGCCGCTCGCCCCGCACCGCATCGGGAACCGCACCGCGCTCGCGGCCTCGCTCGCTGCAGGGCTGGGGATCGCCGAGTTCGAACCAAACGGCGCGGCGGCGCAGGAAATCGCGGCGCTGGCCAGAGGGATTACTGACTGA
- the mnmA gene encoding tRNA 2-thiouridine(34) synthase MnmA has product MLNSLGFAKPPAETRVVVAMSGGVDSSVTAALLKDEGYDVVGITLQLYDYGAALRKGACCAGQDIYDAATVAERIGIPHYVLDYESRFKDQVIEEFADSYARGETPIPCVRCNQTVKFRDLLATARDLGAEALATGHYVQRRLGPHGPELVRGADAGRDQSYFLFATTSDQLDFLRFPLGHLSKPETRDLAQRYGLSVHDKPDSQDICFVPDGDYASIVKRLRPEAAEPGEIVDLAGQVVGKHQGVIHYTIGQRRGLGLGAEVSGGEPLFVIRLEPNRRRVVVGPRSALGRDIVHLKDVNWLGGPETDVACTVKLRSAQAPAPARLTRNADGSGTLHLAAPQHGIAPGQAAVFYDGDRVLGGGWISGTGLSDAVEAA; this is encoded by the coding sequence ATGCTCAACTCCCTCGGATTTGCCAAACCGCCTGCGGAAACCCGCGTGGTCGTTGCCATGTCCGGGGGGGTCGATAGCTCCGTCACGGCGGCGCTGCTGAAGGATGAAGGCTATGATGTCGTTGGCATCACCCTTCAACTTTACGATTATGGTGCTGCCTTGCGCAAAGGCGCCTGCTGTGCCGGGCAGGATATCTACGATGCGGCAACCGTCGCGGAACGCATCGGCATTCCCCACTACGTTCTCGATTACGAATCCCGCTTCAAGGATCAAGTGATCGAGGAGTTCGCCGATAGTTACGCACGCGGCGAAACCCCCATCCCCTGCGTGCGCTGCAATCAGACGGTCAAATTCCGCGACCTGCTGGCGACGGCGCGCGACCTGGGGGCGGAAGCGCTGGCGACCGGCCATTACGTCCAGCGCCGTCTAGGCCCGCACGGGCCGGAGTTGGTGCGCGGGGCGGATGCCGGGCGCGACCAATCCTATTTCCTCTTTGCCACCACGTCCGACCAGTTGGATTTCCTGCGTTTTCCACTGGGGCATCTCAGCAAGCCGGAAACCCGCGACTTGGCGCAGCGCTATGGCCTGTCGGTGCATGATAAACCCGACAGTCAGGATATCTGCTTCGTCCCGGATGGCGATTACGCCAGTATCGTCAAGCGCCTGCGCCCAGAAGCCGCTGAACCCGGCGAGATCGTCGATCTTGCCGGGCAGGTCGTCGGCAAACACCAGGGCGTCATCCATTACACGATTGGCCAGCGCCGGGGCCTCGGCCTTGGGGCGGAAGTCAGTGGCGGCGAGCCTTTGTTCGTCATCCGGTTGGAGCCGAACCGCCGCCGCGTCGTCGTCGGCCCGCGCAGTGCCCTGGGGCGCGATATCGTTCACCTCAAGGACGTAAACTGGTTGGGCGGCCCGGAAACGGATGTCGCCTGCACGGTCAAGCTGCGCTCCGCCCAAGCCCCGGCCCCCGCCCGCCTGACCCGAAATGCCGACGGCAGCGGTACCCTGCACCTGGCCGCGCCGCAGCATGGGATCGCCCCTGGTCAAGCCGCCGTTTTCTATGACGGCGACCGCGTGCTGGGGGGCGGCTGGATCAGCGGGACAGGCTTATCGGACGCGGTGGAAGCCGCGTAA
- a CDS encoding ferredoxin family 2Fe-2S iron-sulfur cluster binding protein — protein sequence MPKMTFIDRDGNRHDVDAPVGLSVLEIAHRNQLDLEGACEGSLACSTCHVVVDPEDYERLADASEDEEDMLDLAFGLTATSRLGCQIIMTEELDGLTVSLPTGSRNMMAG from the coding sequence ATGCCGAAAATGACCTTCATCGACCGGGACGGCAACCGTCACGATGTGGACGCGCCGGTAGGCCTGTCGGTTCTGGAGATCGCGCATCGCAATCAGCTTGATCTGGAAGGCGCCTGCGAAGGCTCGCTCGCCTGCTCCACCTGCCATGTCGTCGTTGATCCCGAAGATTACGAGCGCCTCGCAGATGCCAGCGAAGACGAAGAAGATATGCTGGATCTCGCCTTCGGCCTGACTGCGACCTCGCGCCTCGGCTGCCAGATCATCATGACCGAAGAACTGGACGGTCTGACCGTCTCTCTGCCGACCGGCAGCCGCAATATGATGGCGGGCTGA
- a CDS encoding HesB/IscA family protein gives MATATAPAKKTVITLTDAAAARVKTLLEKRDPPAVALRVGIKTRGCSGLSYNVEYADQKMQFDEVVEDKGVTVLVDPAAVMFLIGSEMDYREDKFTAGFTFSNPNEKARCGCGESFSV, from the coding sequence ATGGCAACCGCGACCGCCCCTGCGAAAAAAACCGTCATCACCCTGACGGATGCCGCTGCCGCGCGCGTGAAAACGCTCCTTGAAAAACGCGATCCCCCCGCCGTTGCCCTGCGGGTTGGTATCAAGACGCGCGGCTGTTCCGGCCTATCGTACAATGTCGAATATGCCGATCAGAAGATGCAGTTTGACGAAGTGGTGGAAGACAAGGGCGTGACCGTACTGGTCGATCCGGCTGCCGTGATGTTCTTGATCGGGTCGGAAATGGACTATCGCGAAGATAAGTTCACCGCCGGGTTCACCTTCAGCAACCCCAACGAAAAAGCCCGCTGCGGCTGCGGCGAAAGCTTTAGCGTTTAA
- a CDS encoding cysteine desulfurase family protein, with translation MIYLDYNATAPTRPEALAAMVAAIEAGGNPSSVHSPGRAARRRVEDARRAVADLVGVDANQVIFTATGTEANNMALLGYPDHARFVSAIEHDAVKQAAPDAIVLPVLADGTLDLAALDTALATAEAPPLVSVMLANSETGILQPIAEIAARVHAKGGLVHCDAVQAAGRVPFTLDGLGADLLTLSGHKLGGVLGAAALVLGASIAGTPREPLPLLRGGGQERGRRAGTENVGAIAAFGVAARAAKAEIPAMQALAPLRDAAEADLQAAGALLPAATGAPRLPNCFSVTLPGKPAETQVIALDLAGFAVSAGSACSSGKVKRSAVLSAMGYPDAIAGSTLRVSFGPSTTAEQLTQFCAAWRRLAGTPANAHISSVA, from the coding sequence ATGATCTACCTCGATTATAACGCCACTGCCCCAACCCGGCCGGAAGCCCTGGCCGCGATGGTGGCGGCCATTGAGGCGGGCGGCAACCCATCCTCCGTCCATTCCCCCGGGCGCGCGGCGCGGCGGCGGGTCGAAGACGCCCGGCGCGCGGTCGCCGATCTGGTTGGGGTCGATGCCAATCAGGTGATCTTCACCGCAACCGGGACCGAGGCCAATAATATGGCCCTGCTCGGCTATCCCGATCACGCGCGGTTCGTTTCGGCCATCGAGCATGACGCGGTAAAACAAGCTGCGCCCGACGCAATTGTCCTGCCGGTCTTGGCGGACGGTACACTCGATCTTGCCGCGCTCGATACCGCACTGGCGACGGCGGAAGCCCCGCCGCTGGTCTCGGTCATGCTGGCCAATAGCGAAACCGGCATTCTACAACCGATTGCCGAGATCGCGGCGCGGGTCCATGCCAAGGGCGGGCTGGTGCATTGCGATGCCGTGCAGGCTGCCGGGCGGGTCCCCTTTACGCTGGACGGTCTGGGCGCCGATCTTCTCACCCTCTCCGGTCATAAGCTCGGCGGCGTGCTGGGCGCGGCGGCGCTCGTGCTGGGGGCCAGTATCGCCGGGACCCCGCGCGAACCGCTGCCGTTACTGCGCGGCGGCGGGCAGGAACGCGGACGGCGGGCCGGAACGGAGAATGTCGGCGCCATCGCCGCCTTTGGCGTCGCCGCCCGTGCCGCCAAAGCCGAAATCCCCGCCATGCAGGCCCTCGCCCCGCTCCGCGATGCCGCCGAAGCCGATTTGCAGGCCGCTGGCGCGCTGCTGCCTGCCGCAACCGGTGCCCCGCGCCTGCCGAACTGTTTTTCCGTCACCCTGCCCGGCAAACCGGCGGAAACCCAGGTGATCGCGCTCGACCTCGCCGGGTTCGCCGTCAGCGCCGGGTCGGCCTGTTCCTCGGGCAAAGTGAAGCGCAGTGCGGTTCTGTCAGCAATGGGTTACCCGGATGCGATCGCCGGATCGACCCTGCGCGTCAGTTTCGGCCCCAGCACGACGGCAGAGCAGTTAACGCAGTTCTGCGCTGCATGGCGGCGGCTTGCAGGAACGCCTGCAAACGCCCATATTTCTTCAGTAGCTTAG
- a CDS encoding Rrf2 family transcriptional regulator → MRLSTKGRYAVMAMVDLAHHSRGTPVALAEIAERQDISLSYLEQLFAKLRRQVLVRSVRGPGGGYLLAKPAAETRISEIIAAVDEPLRATRCTPGSPQGCSIKGARCMTHNLWEALSEQISLFLESVSLEDVCEQRVEVRSFALAAE, encoded by the coding sequence ATGCGCCTCAGCACCAAAGGCCGCTATGCGGTCATGGCGATGGTCGATCTGGCCCATCACAGCCGGGGAACGCCGGTGGCTTTGGCCGAAATCGCCGAACGGCAGGATATTTCGCTTTCCTACCTCGAACAATTGTTTGCCAAGCTGCGGCGGCAGGTGTTGGTGCGCAGCGTGCGCGGCCCGGGGGGCGGCTATCTGCTGGCCAAACCGGCGGCGGAAACCCGGATTTCCGAAATCATCGCGGCGGTTGACGAGCCGTTACGCGCCACCCGCTGCACCCCCGGCTCGCCCCAAGGCTGTTCGATCAAAGGGGCGCGCTGCATGACCCATAATCTGTGGGAAGCCCTCAGCGAACAGATCAGCCTTTTCCTTGAGTCGGTCTCGCTGGAAGACGTGTGCGAACAGCGCGTCGAAGTTCGGTCGTTCGCGCTCGCCGCCGAATGA
- the cysE gene encoding serine O-acetyltransferase, translating to MPFKQFRAEIDSILARDPAAKSRLEVLLCYPGLHAVLFYRVSHGAWKRGWRTLARTISHIGRMLTGIEIHPGALIGQRFFIDHGMGVVIGETAIIGDDVTLYQGVTLGGTSLHEGKRHPTLEDNVIVGSGAQVLGGFTVGRGARVGANAVVVKAVPAGATVTGIPAKVVGEAKVDFCAYGLSGADLPDPLARAIGGLLEEVTALKARVAELEDSSPLRPAGTPVREPMPHLPAE from the coding sequence ATGCCATTCAAGCAGTTCCGCGCAGAGATCGACAGTATTCTCGCTCGTGACCCCGCCGCCAAGTCGCGGTTGGAGGTGCTGCTGTGTTATCCGGGGCTGCATGCGGTACTGTTCTACCGGGTCAGTCATGGGGCCTGGAAGCGCGGCTGGCGCACGCTGGCGCGCACGATATCCCACATCGGGCGCATGCTGACCGGGATTGAAATCCACCCTGGCGCACTCATCGGCCAACGGTTTTTCATCGACCACGGCATGGGCGTCGTCATTGGGGAAACCGCGATCATCGGCGATGATGTGACGCTTTATCAGGGCGTCACCCTCGGCGGCACCTCGCTGCACGAGGGCAAACGGCACCCGACGCTCGAAGATAATGTCATCGTCGGGTCGGGCGCGCAGGTGCTCGGCGGCTTCACCGTCGGGCGCGGCGCGCGCGTTGGCGCCAATGCAGTCGTGGTGAAGGCGGTTCCGGCGGGGGCGACGGTCACCGGCATTCCGGCGAAGGTGGTCGGCGAGGCGAAGGTCGATTTCTGCGCCTATGGCCTGTCCGGCGCCGATCTGCCCGATCCGCTGGCCCGCGCCATCGGCGGGCTGTTGGAGGAAGTGACGGCGCTGAAAGCGCGCGTCGCCGAATTGGAAGATTCCTCCCCCCTGCGTCCAGCGGGAACGCCGGTGCGGGAGCCGATGCCGCATCTTCCGGCGGAATAA
- a CDS encoding alpha/beta hydrolase: MPEVIINGPEGRLEGRYHHAKTPNAPIAVVLHPDPRGGGTMNNKITYALYQTFVQRGFSVLRFNFRGVGRSQGSFDRGEGELSDAASALDWLQTYNPNASASWVAGFSFGAWIGMQLLMRRPELVSFISVAPPANMFDFTFLAPCPVSGQVIQGDADEVVPEASVAKLVHKLSNQRDISIDYQVIPGAGHFFADQLTQVTGAVDRYVRDTMAALPVATAGGAGRGALR, encoded by the coding sequence ATGCCCGAAGTCATCATCAATGGGCCGGAAGGCCGCCTAGAAGGCCGCTATCACCACGCTAAGACGCCAAACGCGCCAATTGCCGTGGTCCTGCACCCCGACCCGCGCGGCGGCGGGACGATGAACAATAAGATCACCTATGCGCTGTATCAGACCTTCGTCCAGCGGGGGTTTTCGGTCTTGCGCTTTAATTTTCGCGGCGTTGGGCGCAGCCAGGGCAGTTTTGACCGGGGCGAGGGCGAATTATCCGATGCCGCATCGGCACTGGATTGGTTGCAGACCTATAACCCCAATGCCTCGGCAAGCTGGGTTGCAGGCTTCTCCTTCGGCGCTTGGATTGGCATGCAGTTGCTGATGCGCCGCCCGGAGCTGGTCAGCTTCATTTCCGTAGCGCCGCCCGCCAATATGTTCGACTTCACCTTCCTCGCCCCGTGCCCGGTCTCCGGTCAGGTGATCCAAGGCGATGCCGACGAGGTGGTGCCGGAAGCCTCGGTCGCCAAGCTGGTGCATAAACTGTCGAACCAGCGCGATATTTCGATCGACTACCAAGTCATCCCGGGTGCCGGGCACTTCTTTGCCGATCAACTGACGCAAGTAACCGGGGCCGTTGATCGTTACGTTCGCGATACGATGGCGGCACTGCCCGTAGCCACGGCGGGCGGCGCCGGGCGCGGGGCGCTGCGCTGA
- a CDS encoding AsmA-like C-terminal domain-containing protein, with the protein METETPSTDPSPSASETGRRSGAAHRSVLLKRKRVKRRRIVDGVTRHLLRVMLALFFLLIGAVGYGAYRLSQGPLPLDFALEPLTQTLSSLSGHTVRARAAAVAWDRESGNIGLDLTWVSVSTPEGVRLVTMPAAWLQLSGHELVRGRIKPTELRLNGLTLRGVRSENGAFALGVESTTGGEAPVPEVEPAGTASPTQWLIDLLGLGEAEGLREVRLRDARFFILDDRTGVEWPITDVSANLQTLTPGTITGSMTGTLTLQQQATHIALTGQYDFFAPEKAEDDRITLGVDIDRIMPAAVATRLPGLPELSGIELPSKLTLRTTLDGNGRPISLNAALKAGKGRLVQADLPTGAVAIDDAEVQVKFDKGKLEVDLPRLTLATGTVLTGKIAADQLQYPVTLSGSVGVKSLTLADLPSLWPATVAPNPRRWIFANLAKGGVTEATALFKATLPAKDADPEVHDLTAGLKATNISVSYLGKLPPVDGVNGTLTYTHSDGKLTMAMQDGKLRGSGLTVPNGSLTISGLKAPDQRMALQLAILGPVQDALTLLDQPPLGFMKRFGIEPKTSQGDAKITLTMGFPLLDALKVEQLDIAAEAEVTRAAVQNVIEDVSLSDANLTLKVSQKGLTGAGTGRLNGVAFKIDWAEPFTGAAGRSLNLIGTVNDAGRAALKLPGDSYVSGPIDLTVAYTEPAPKQARVQVKADLTRARFEVSDILYVKPIGEAAQGSAELVIENNRLTQVSHFEYRAAGGGAAEGSVQFDSKLDITQAVLRRAQLPGTDLAATFRRGRDGWAISLDGKSLDLTRMMADRAKQPPNPTPTPMTANLTAKLGKLILGPKREAQDVSFRLQITRDLWQELGFNAKIGAGNASAVLRGAGDDRRLHVEAQDAGAALAFGGIIDTVRGGVLTLDGQPDPEGWRGQAKMTAYRLVDEPVLGKILTIASITGIPQMLSGEGIAFDNASIDFRANPQRILLSNGRTTGLSIGFKLDGRIDRTTDRLDMNGTLVPMAGINRVLNAIPLIGNILTGGEGGGIFAWTFRVTGPMLDPQVSVNPLSGFAPGIFRWIFEGGPPSENGNGSPSGPPPPFQTPDNR; encoded by the coding sequence ATGGAAACTGAAACGCCATCGACCGACCCTTCTCCGTCCGCCTCCGAAACGGGCCGCCGCAGCGGCGCCGCCCATCGTTCGGTACTGCTCAAGCGCAAGCGGGTCAAGCGGCGCCGTATCGTCGATGGGGTAACCCGGCATCTTCTGCGGGTAATGCTAGCGTTGTTTTTTCTGCTGATCGGGGCCGTGGGCTATGGCGCCTACCGCCTGTCGCAAGGGCCGCTGCCGCTGGATTTTGCGCTGGAGCCTTTGACGCAAACCCTCTCCTCCCTCTCCGGCCATACGGTGCGGGCACGGGCTGCCGCAGTCGCCTGGGACCGGGAAAGCGGTAACATCGGTCTCGATCTGACCTGGGTCAGCGTTTCAACGCCAGAAGGCGTTCGGCTGGTGACCATGCCCGCCGCCTGGCTGCAACTCAGTGGGCATGAATTGGTACGGGGACGCATCAAACCCACGGAACTGCGGCTAAATGGCCTCACGCTGCGTGGGGTGCGCAGCGAAAACGGCGCCTTTGCCCTAGGGGTGGAGAGCACGACGGGCGGCGAAGCCCCGGTGCCTGAGGTAGAACCGGCCGGCACCGCCTCCCCCACCCAATGGCTGATCGATCTTCTCGGTCTGGGCGAGGCGGAGGGGTTGCGCGAAGTGCGCCTGCGCGACGCGCGGTTTTTCATTCTCGACGACCGCACCGGCGTTGAATGGCCGATCACCGATGTTTCGGCCAATTTACAAACGCTCACGCCGGGCACGATCACCGGATCGATGACCGGTACGCTGACGCTTCAGCAACAGGCGACCCATATCGCCCTGACAGGCCAATATGATTTTTTCGCGCCCGAGAAGGCGGAAGACGACCGGATTACCCTGGGCGTCGATATTGATCGGATCATGCCCGCCGCCGTTGCAACCCGCCTGCCGGGCCTGCCGGAACTCAGCGGGATTGAACTGCCGAGCAAACTGACCCTGCGTACAACGCTGGACGGAAATGGTCGGCCGATCAGCCTCAATGCGGCCCTAAAAGCCGGAAAAGGGCGGCTCGTCCAGGCTGACCTGCCGACCGGCGCGGTCGCTATCGACGATGCCGAGGTGCAGGTCAAATTCGATAAGGGCAAGCTGGAGGTGGACCTGCCCCGCCTGACGCTGGCGACTGGAACGGTCCTGACCGGTAAGATCGCCGCCGATCAGCTACAGTATCCCGTCACCCTTAGCGGATCGGTGGGGGTGAAATCACTCACTCTTGCTGATCTGCCGTCGCTATGGCCCGCAACGGTTGCCCCGAACCCGCGCCGCTGGATTTTCGCCAACCTCGCCAAGGGCGGCGTGACGGAAGCGACCGCCCTCTTCAAAGCCACCCTGCCCGCCAAGGATGCGGACCCGGAGGTGCATGACCTAACTGCCGGGCTGAAAGCCACGAATATCTCCGTTAGTTACCTTGGCAAACTGCCGCCGGTCGATGGGGTTAACGGCACGCTGACCTATACCCATAGCGACGGCAAGCTGACCATGGCGATGCAGGACGGTAAATTGCGCGGCAGCGGCCTAACGGTGCCAAACGGCTCGTTGACGATCAGCGGATTGAAGGCCCCCGATCAGCGCATGGCCCTGCAACTCGCCATTCTAGGACCGGTGCAGGACGCGCTCACCCTGCTCGATCAGCCGCCGCTTGGCTTTATGAAACGTTTTGGTATCGAACCAAAGACCAGCCAGGGCGACGCAAAGATCACCCTGACGATGGGGTTCCCGCTGCTGGATGCGCTCAAGGTCGAACAGCTCGACATTGCGGCGGAGGCGGAGGTTACCCGGGCCGCCGTGCAGAATGTTATCGAAGATGTGTCGCTCTCCGACGCCAATCTGACCCTGAAGGTCAGCCAAAAAGGCTTAACCGGCGCCGGAACCGGTCGATTGAATGGCGTCGCCTTCAAGATCGATTGGGCGGAACCCTTTACCGGCGCCGCCGGGCGCAGCCTGAACCTGATCGGTACGGTCAATGATGCTGGACGGGCAGCGCTGAAGCTGCCGGGGGATAGTTACGTATCCGGCCCGATTGACTTGACCGTCGCCTATACCGAACCGGCTCCGAAACAAGCCAGGGTTCAAGTCAAAGCTGACCTAACCCGCGCCCGGTTTGAGGTGTCGGATATTCTCTACGTCAAACCGATTGGCGAGGCCGCCCAAGGCAGCGCCGAGCTGGTGATAGAGAATAACCGCCTAACCCAAGTCAGCCACTTTGAGTATCGCGCCGCCGGGGGCGGGGCCGCCGAGGGCAGTGTGCAGTTCGACAGCAAGCTCGACATCACGCAGGCCGTGCTGCGGCGGGCGCAATTGCCAGGAACCGATCTCGCGGCCACCTTTCGGCGCGGGCGCGATGGTTGGGCGATCAGCCTCGACGGTAAATCGCTGGACCTCACCCGAATGATGGCGGATCGCGCCAAACAGCCGCCCAATCCCACCCCAACGCCGATGACGGCCAATCTGACAGCCAAGCTGGGGAAACTCATTCTGGGTCCAAAACGAGAGGCACAGGACGTTAGCTTCCGCCTTCAGATAACCCGCGACCTGTGGCAGGAACTCGGGTTTAACGCCAAGATCGGCGCGGGCAATGCCTCGGCCGTTCTGCGCGGCGCGGGCGATGATCGCCGCCTGCACGTCGAAGCCCAGGACGCCGGGGCCGCGCTGGCCTTTGGCGGCATCATCGATACGGTGCGCGGCGGCGTGTTGACCCTCGACGGTCAACCCGACCCCGAAGGCTGGCGCGGGCAGGCGAAGATGACCGCCTATCGGCTGGTAGACGAACCCGTCCTGGGCAAAATCCTAACCATCGCGTCGATCACTGGCATTCCGCAAATGCTGTCGGGCGAGGGGATCGCCTTCGACAATGCCTCCATCGATTTTCGCGCTAATCCGCAGCGCATTCTGCTGAGCAATGGCCGTACGACCGGCCTATCGATCGGCTTTAAGCTCGACGGGCGCATCGATCGAACGACCGACCGGCTGGATATGAATGGCACGTTGGTGCCGATGGCCGGAATTAACCGCGTCCTCAACGCCATTCCGCTGATTGGGAATATTCTGACCGGTGGCGAAGGCGGCGGCATCTTCGCCTGGACCTTCCGCGTCACGGGGCCGATGCTCGACCCACAGGTGAGCGTCAATCCCCTCTCGGGCTTTGCCCCGGGGATTTTTCGCTGGATCTTCGAGGGTGGCCCACCGTCCGAAAACGGCAACGGCAGCCCGTCGGGGCCGCCGCCACCGTTTCAAACACCGGACAACCGCTGA